From the Primulina tabacum isolate GXHZ01 chromosome 15, ASM2559414v2, whole genome shotgun sequence genome, one window contains:
- the LOC142527776 gene encoding protein gamma response 1-like — MESKLSDHIKEIQKESKQKNLEVDEGRVHKKFHYLLESKECLIQSYENSIKKLKERDTMLLKKQKTLEFKNEELKLKLMRKCMEFNELMDLQNKLLQINQSKVSSIVQKEIQLKQCEEKSHGLGIKLKDMEKKGSDLVLTVREKAEEVDKGKQLQGNLLKKIEFQTLEIMKNEQLLRNYEKDNGLLAAKVQSLSTGADEIQKELQNKINELEEGTKVQKQLLQQRDALDLERIKRGQELEESEKERKKVLDKIKDLEEKVDKLQECLYAMTKESSEGMELHGKLLQKIESKNSELLSEKRRRRDAITAYKRLKSEHNFLRKKYYPTPENMLPCNKGKDECEVVRNDQIPSASCDQEGGKDILEDNKGVAILQTSSPVSPSMSSILIAAKFPTCIKTCPPMVTKRVVSRWRDTRSHQSRLGPDPHDDFLNTPLEKVLEKLGKVPMEENHELPKPCSTVTNFVNSDNETRDMNIDSGPRKQHVPRPNTVTSVFKYVKPVRKKSERECLKGVECKQCKKFYDAVLPEASKNPDANKQGICCEHHDGVSRHRYQYGPPSTPDGFWDIGFESET, encoded by the exons ATGGAAAGTAAGTTATCTGATCATATCAAGGAAATCCAGAAAGAGTcgaaacaaaaaaatttggaagTAGATGAGGGGAGAGTGCACAAAAAATTTCATTATCTCCTTGAATCGAAGGAATGTCTCATACAGAGTTatgaaaattcaataaaaaagctTAAGGAAAGAGACACTATGCTTCTAAAAAAGCAGAAAACTCTGGAGTTCAAAAATGAGGAATTGAAACTAAAGCTGATGAGAAAGTGCATGGAATTTAATGAATTAATGGATTTACAGAATAAACTTCTTCAAATAAACCAGTCAAAAGTTTCTTCAATCGTTCAGAAAGAAATCCAATTGAAGCAGTGTGAAGAGAAGTCTCATGGACTCGGTATCAAACTAAAAGATATGGAGAAAAAAGGCAGTGACCTTGTTCTAACAGTCAGAGAAAAGGCTGAAGAAGTAGATAAGGGGAAGCAATTGCAAGGAAATTTGTTAAAGAAAATCGAATTCCAAACCTTGGAAATTATGAAGAATGAACAGTTGTTGAGGAACTATGAAAAGGATAACGGACTTCTTGCTGCAAAAGTTCAGAGTTTGTCGACCGGTGCAGATGAGATCCAGAAAGAACTTCAGAACAAAATTAATGAATTGGAGGAGGGAACCAAGGTGCAAAAGCAATTACTCCAACAAAGAGATGCACTTGACTTGGAAAGGATCAAGAGAGGGCAAGAATTAGAAGAATCTGAGAAGGAAAGGAAAAAAGTACTGGATAAGATAAAAGATTTGGAGGAGAAAGTTGATAAGCTTCAAGAATGTCTCTATGCGATGACTAAAGAGTCTTCTGAAGGGATGGAGTTGCATGGCAAGTTGCTGCAGAAAATTGAATCAAAAAATTCTGAGCTGCTGTCCGAAAAGAGAAGACGAAGGGATGCTATTACTGCGTATAAGAGGCTGAAATCTGAACACAACTTTCTTCGGAAAAAATATTATCCTACTCCAGAAAACATGCTTCCTTGCAACAAAGGAAAAGATGAATGCGAGGTAGTCAGAAATGATCAAATTCCATCAGCTTCATGCG ATCAAGAGGGTGGGAAGGACATCCTAGAAGACAACAAAGGAGTTGCAATTCTTCAAACATCAAGTCCAGTCTCACCATCTATGTCGAGTATCCTTATTGCTGCAAAATTCCCAACTTGCATAAAAACTTGCCCGCCAATGGTTACAAAACGAGTCGTTTCTCGGTGGAGGGATACAAGGTCCCATCAGAGCCGTTTGGGGCCTGATCCCCATGATGATTTCCTCAATACTCCTCTGGAGAAAGTGCTGGAAAAGTTGGGGAAAGTTCCAATGGAGGAGAATCACGAGCTTCCCAAGCCATGTTCAACGGTCACAAACTTTGTAAACTCTGACAATGAAACACGGGATATGAATATCGATTCTGGACCACGAAAGCAACACGTGCCACGACCAAATACGGTAACTTCAGTTTTTAAGTACGTCAAGCCGGTGAGAAAGAAATCAGAGAGGGAATGCCTGAAGGGCGTGGAATGCAAGCAATGCAAGAAATTTTATGATGCTGTTCTTCCTGAAGCAAGCAAAAACCCGGATGCGAATAAGCAAGGCATATGCTGTGAGCATCATGATGGAGTTTCTAGGCATCGATATCAGTATGGACCTCCTTCCACTCCTGATGGATTTTGGGATATTGGATTTGAGTCTGAAACTTGA
- the LOC142525906 gene encoding uncharacterized protein LOC142525906 translates to MIFHSSVDCTNQRKTADFILSLLNKVIDEIGEENIVHVVTDSESANIAAGQKLMIERPHMFWSPCAAHCIDLMLEDIGKMAKVKRCIDKAKQITSFIYNSDKVVNLMKIYTNDRELLRPGITRFATEFISLESLVRYSQDLKRLCTSIEWQEYNNTSKRRKDAEKITAIILDAKFWKSARGICAAMEPLVKVLKLVDQDNKPTLSIIYEAMDRAKLCI, encoded by the coding sequence ATGATATTTCATAGTTCAGTGGATTGCACAAACCAAAGAAAGACAGCCGATTTTATATTATCTCTTTTGAATAAAGTTATTGACGAGATTGGAGAGGAAAACATTGTTCATGTGGTTACAGATAGTGAAAGTGCAAATATTGCTGCTGGACAGAAATTGATGATTGAAAGACCTCACATGTTTTGGTCACCTTGTGCTGCACACTGCATTGATCTTATGCTTGAAGATATTGGTAAGATGGCAAAAGTAAAGAGGTGCATTGATAAAGCAAAGCAAATAACAAGTTTTATATACAATAGTGACAAAGTTGTGAACTTAATGAAAATCTATACAAATGACCGTGAATTGTTGAGACCTGGAATCACTCGCTTTGCTACAGAATTTATCTCTTTAGAAAGTCTCGTCCGATATTCTCAAGATTTGAAGAGATTGTGCACTTCAATTGAGTGGCAAGAGTACAACAATACAAGCAAGAGACGAAAGGATGCCGAAAAAATTACAGCGATAATTTTGGATGCAAAATTTTGGAAGTCGGCTCGTGGCATATGCGCAGCAATGGAACCTCTCGTAAAAGTTTTGAAGTTGGTTGACCAAGACAATAAGCCAACTCTGTCAATTATATATGAAGCAATGGATAGAGCTAAATTATGTATATAA
- the LOC142527214 gene encoding uncharacterized protein LOC142527214 isoform X2 — translation MLQYSGTCVYTDEVRRGLKTVIKRLEPDLNAQASMINEIKLFTEQIGEFGSPLANMTVKRSLPAEWWNEYGEEALHLRKIAIKVLSQTCSSSGGERNWST, via the exons ATGCTCCAATATTCTGGAACTTGTGTTTATACGGATGAAGTAAGACGAGGATTGAAGACAGTAATCAAGAGACTAGAACCTGATTTAAATGCACAAGCTTCAATGATTAATGAG ATTAAATTGTTCACGGAACAAATTGGAGAGTTTGGATCCCCACTTGCAAATATGACAGTTAAAAGAAGTCTTCCAG CTGAATGGTGGAATGAGTATGGTGAAGAAGCTCTCCACTTGAGAAAAATTGCAATTAAAGTCCTTAGCCAGACATGTTCATCTTCTGGTGGTGAAAGAAATTGGAGTACATGA
- the LOC142527214 gene encoding uncharacterized protein LOC142527214 isoform X1, whose product MEKLHKLVYIHYNMRLRVRNLMHKSGDNDYYSPIDLDHIFTDDDILNEWTRDNEPSVLQDNDLEWLDQGHEISNAQERNKTLAGQSYSKNKNNEGSSRLSKSQGIILSESDETEDDDKSDDSNDSGDGNNRESGKKHHDDDQERQDDQHDTGMSWARGKENYYATQDTDHGYRPGIEEQRRFLASLSSAEDDEHFSGSSHSYMAVEEHIKNLGLGGHHQFQFEGYSNSRRNRYRNPQSPAATGIRHDDHRYTSSSEASNSLGYQEFGGYHRRDETLLNPHSLHHVHSVSNPLFNDIHVGNLTLVYINNHMVEINFLN is encoded by the coding sequence ATGGAAAAGTTGCATAAATTGGTATATATCCATTACAATATGCGATTAAGAGTACGAAATTTGATGCATAAAAGTGGAGATAATGATTACTACAGTCCTATAGATCTTGATCACATATTCACAGatgatgatattttaaatgaatgGACAAGAGATAATGAACCCTCTGTTTTGCAAGACAATGACTTAGAATGGTTAGATCAAGGCCATGAAATTTCAAATGCCCAAGAGCGCAACAAGACTCTTGCTGGTCAAAGTTACTCTAAGAACAAAAACAATGAGGGCAGCTCAAGATTATCAAAAAGCCAAGGAATCAtattgagtgaaagtgatgaaacTGAAGATGACGACAAAAGTGACGACAGTAATGATAGTGGTGATGGGAACAATCGAGAAAGTGGCAAAAAACATCACGATGATGATCAAGAACGTCAAGATGATCAACATGATACTGGCATGTCATGGGCACGGGGGAAAGAGAATTATTATGCCACACAGGACACTGATCATGGGTATCGCCCTGGGATAGAGGAACAACGTCGTTTTTTAGCAAGTTTGTCGAGTGCTGAAGATGATGAACATTTTAGTGGATCTTCACATTCATATATGGCTGTCGAAGAGCATATAAAAAATCTTGGCTTGGGGGGACACCATCAATTTCAATTTGAAGGGTATTCTAATAGTCGACGAAATAGATATCGTAACCCTCAATCACCCGCAGCAACTGGTATTAGACATGATGACCATAGATACACATCTTCAAGTGAGGCTAGTAATTCTTTGGGATATCAAGAATTTGGAGGCTACCATCGTCGTGACGAAACCTTATTAAATCCACATTCATTACACCATGTCCATTCCGTTTCAAATCCCCTATTCAATGATATCCACGTGGGCAATTTAACACTTGTTTATATCAACAACCATATGGTGGAGATCAATTTTCTCAACTGA
- the LOC142527248 gene encoding zinc finger A20 and AN1 domain-containing stress-associated protein 5-like yields the protein MAQKMEKEEAEFKVVPETIVLCVKCGVAGNNSGNNLCQKCLSAAGAVSTSAAAPVASGAGAKLINHVFGEEAVRSGSSVKSSPGRTSNPAETIGDPKTEVLTEAAHPVKREVNRCSGCRRKVGLTGFRCRCGELFCADHRYSDRHDCSYDYKFAGREAIAKENPVVKAAKIVRI from the coding sequence ATGGCGCAGAAAATGGAGAAAGAGGAGGCTGAATTCAAGGTCGTACCTGAAACGATCGTTTTGTGCGTCAAATGCGGTGTTGCTGGTAATAACTCCGGGAATAATCTCTGCCAGAAATGTTTAAGCGCCGCCGGAGCTGTTTCTACCTCCGCCGCTGCTCCTGTGGCGTCAGGAGCTGGGGCGAAGCTGATAAATCACGTGTTTGGAGAGGAGGCCGTTAGATCTGGCTCATCCGTTAAGTCTTCGCCGGGGAGGACCTCGAATCCGGCTGAAACGATTGGAGATCCGAAAACAGAGGTGTTGACGGAGGCTGCGCATCCGGTGAAGAGAGAGGTCAACAGGTGTTCCGGCTGCCGGAGGAAGGTCGGTTTGACCGGGTTCAGGTGCCGGTGCGGTGAATTGTTCTGCGCCGATCATCGGTATTCCGACCGGCACGACTGCAGCTACGATTACAAATTCGCCGGGAGAGAGGCAATCGCGAAGGAGAATCCGGTGGTTAAAGCCGCCAAGATTGTGAGAATTTGA